In the genome of Salinirussus salinus, one region contains:
- a CDS encoding bacterio-opsin activator domain-containing protein translates to MDDAGHDGTGPGHGRAGRDRERATDGGASAVEHTEDPLERMTDGVVTLDDEWTVTYLNGAAAAALNADAERAVGRPFAEVAPGDGTVFWRAAEAATTAGEAVTVEDHHDLLDAWMEVRAYPDEDGVSLFFRDVTDRRRAREELAASESALRELHATVSDTELDAAEKLERILAVGRERLGVDVGMLTRVEGDTWRVEAVAGEHPGVDPGVTLPLSETVCREVVGSEGVLGVTEVDERWAAGAREVGVACYLGTELHLDGEPYGTVCFADRSPREREFTESETALVEVLADWVRYVLDLEHEQAFVESILDSLPDPLYAFDEEARLVRWNDRVAAVTGYDDDELAGMSADEFIAEPDRERALRAVERVNDGERVSFEADLETRAGDYLPYELSGAPITEGSEVVGATGVARDVSDQRAQREMLSGLLEATGQLMQARDREEVAEVAATAAQSVLGFDINLVRLYDREAGTLVPAARTEKMALEMGERPVYEVGEGNPGEVFASGEPRVVNDVTDGDVVGRGGIRSIMYHPIGVHGTISVGATEPGAFDETDQQVLALLATSAAAACTRAKREQEVREAQQHTETVLDRVNGLVENTVEVLVQAVTREELSEGVVSELAAADPYSFAWLGRPDVASETLSPSTWAGRGDVPAGDLEFDLNGDGPVARAYRTGEAQVVQDIAASVGDVPCASAVLGEDVRASIVVPLVYKETTYGVLAVFADEAGAFDEREQVVLTAIGRAVANAINAIERGRIMDATEIIELEFTVDDADLLFCRLSRGADCRVEAAGTDYRPDGSIRLYVTAESADGERLAALAREDSDVTAVKLITDHEDGCLLELTVEDSLLATLTEFGAVPREVVGEDGTTRFTVELPYEGEAREVFDLVERRYPSTDLVGYHERERPVETRQEFRAALSERFTDRQETALRTAYLGGFFEWPRDIDGNELAEAMDISRPTYHQHLRAAQRKVFEELFE, encoded by the coding sequence ATGGACGACGCCGGACACGATGGCACCGGGCCCGGTCACGGGCGGGCGGGGAGGGACCGGGAACGGGCCACGGACGGGGGCGCGAGCGCGGTCGAACACACCGAGGACCCCCTGGAGCGGATGACCGACGGCGTGGTTACGCTGGACGACGAGTGGACGGTGACCTACCTCAACGGGGCCGCCGCGGCGGCCCTGAACGCGGACGCCGAGCGGGCGGTCGGCAGACCCTTCGCCGAGGTCGCGCCCGGGGACGGGACGGTCTTCTGGCGGGCGGCCGAGGCGGCGACGACGGCCGGCGAGGCGGTGACCGTCGAGGACCACCACGACCTGTTGGACGCGTGGATGGAAGTGCGGGCATACCCCGACGAGGACGGCGTCTCGCTGTTCTTCCGGGACGTGACCGACCGCCGGCGGGCGCGCGAGGAACTCGCGGCGAGCGAGAGCGCGCTCCGGGAGCTACACGCCACCGTCTCGGACACGGAACTCGATGCGGCCGAGAAGCTGGAACGGATCCTGGCCGTCGGCCGCGAGCGGCTGGGCGTCGACGTGGGGATGTTGACGCGGGTCGAGGGTGACACCTGGCGCGTCGAGGCGGTCGCGGGCGAACACCCCGGCGTTGACCCGGGGGTCACGCTGCCGCTCTCGGAGACTGTCTGCCGGGAAGTCGTCGGCAGCGAGGGCGTGCTCGGCGTGACCGAGGTCGACGAGCGCTGGGCGGCGGGCGCCCGCGAGGTCGGCGTGGCCTGCTATCTGGGGACCGAACTCCACCTCGACGGCGAGCCCTACGGGACGGTCTGTTTCGCCGACCGGTCACCCCGCGAACGGGAATTCACCGAGAGCGAGACAGCGCTCGTGGAGGTGCTGGCCGACTGGGTGCGGTACGTGCTCGACCTGGAACACGAGCAGGCGTTCGTCGAGAGCATCCTCGACAGCCTGCCGGACCCGCTGTACGCCTTCGACGAGGAGGCGCGGCTGGTCCGCTGGAACGACCGGGTCGCGGCCGTGACGGGCTACGACGACGACGAGCTCGCGGGAATGTCCGCCGACGAGTTCATCGCCGAGCCCGACCGCGAGCGCGCGCTGCGGGCAGTCGAGCGCGTCAACGACGGCGAGCGGGTCTCCTTCGAGGCCGACCTGGAGACCAGGGCCGGCGACTATCTGCCCTACGAGCTCTCGGGGGCGCCGATCACCGAGGGTAGCGAGGTGGTCGGGGCGACCGGCGTCGCGCGGGACGTCAGCGACCAGCGCGCCCAGCGGGAGATGCTCTCCGGGTTGCTGGAGGCGACCGGCCAGCTGATGCAGGCCCGGGACCGCGAGGAGGTCGCCGAGGTCGCCGCCACCGCCGCCCAGTCGGTGCTCGGGTTCGACATCAACCTCGTGCGGCTGTACGACCGGGAGGCGGGGACGCTCGTCCCGGCTGCCCGCACCGAGAAGATGGCCCTCGAGATGGGCGAGCGCCCGGTCTACGAGGTCGGCGAGGGGAACCCCGGCGAGGTGTTCGCCAGCGGCGAGCCCCGCGTGGTCAACGACGTCACCGACGGCGACGTCGTCGGCCGGGGCGGGATCCGCTCGATCATGTACCACCCGATCGGCGTCCACGGGACGATAAGCGTCGGCGCGACCGAACCCGGCGCCTTCGACGAGACCGACCAGCAGGTGCTCGCCCTGCTGGCGACCTCGGCGGCCGCGGCCTGCACCCGCGCCAAGCGCGAGCAGGAGGTCAGGGAGGCCCAGCAACACACCGAGACCGTTCTCGACCGGGTCAACGGCCTCGTCGAGAACACCGTCGAGGTGCTGGTCCAGGCGGTCACCCGCGAGGAACTCTCGGAGGGCGTAGTCTCGGAACTCGCGGCCGCCGACCCCTACAGCTTCGCGTGGCTGGGGCGGCCGGACGTGGCCAGCGAGACCCTCTCGCCGTCGACCTGGGCCGGCCGCGGGGACGTCCCCGCGGGCGACCTGGAGTTCGACCTGAACGGCGACGGCCCCGTGGCGCGGGCCTACCGGACCGGCGAGGCACAGGTCGTCCAGGACATCGCCGCGAGCGTCGGCGACGTGCCCTGTGCGTCGGCGGTGCTGGGCGAGGACGTCCGCGCGAGCATCGTGGTCCCGCTGGTCTACAAGGAGACCACCTACGGCGTGCTGGCGGTGTTCGCCGACGAGGCCGGCGCCTTCGACGAGCGCGAGCAGGTCGTGCTGACGGCGATCGGCCGGGCCGTCGCCAACGCCATCAACGCCATCGAGCGCGGCCGGATCATGGACGCCACGGAGATCATCGAGCTGGAGTTCACCGTCGACGACGCCGACCTCCTGTTCTGTCGGCTCTCCCGGGGCGCGGACTGCCGGGTGGAGGCCGCGGGCACCGACTACCGCCCCGACGGCAGCATCCGGCTGTACGTCACCGCGGAGAGCGCCGACGGGGAGCGCCTGGCCGCGCTGGCCCGCGAGGACTCGGACGTGACCGCGGTCAAGCTCATCACCGACCACGAGGACGGCTGCCTGCTGGAACTCACCGTCGAGGACTCGCTTCTGGCGACGCTGACGGAGTTCGGCGCGGTCCCCCGCGAGGTGGTCGGGGAGGACGGGACGACCCGCTTCACCGTCGAACTCCCCTACGAGGGGGAGGCCCGGGAGGTGTTCGACCTCGTCGAGCGGCGGTACCCCTCGACGGATCTGGTGGGCTACCACGAGCGCGAGCGTCCCGTCGAGACCCGCCAGGAGTTCCGGGCGGCGCTCTCCGAGCGGTTCACCGACCGCCAGGAGACGGCCCTCCGGACGGCCTACCTCGGGGGCTTTTTCGAGTGGCCCCGCGACATCGACGGCAACGAGCTGGCGGAGGCGATGGACATCTCTCGGCCGACCTACCACCAGCACCTCCGGGCCGCACAGCGGAAGGTGTTCGAGGAGCTGTTCGAATAG